In a single window of the Nodularia spumigena CCY9414 genome:
- a CDS encoding ammonium transporter: MYKQKSRIKNRRISAIKSAKSIRLNSKIKGFNLAIKQLSPSWQACLPLACLIVLGWGYVAVAQTPDAGPTTAELKVALDTLWVAIAAFLVFFMNAGFGMLETGFCRQKNAVNVLSKNLIVFALASVTFWAIGFGFMFGDGNNFLGTSGFFLLGADNSPVTGDAYQGVFSSLNWAGVPLAAKFLFQLAFAGTAATIVSGAVAERIKFADFLIFSVLLVGIAYAITGHWIWGGGWLSEFGFWDFAGSTVVHSVGGWAALMGAAFLGPRIGKYQDQQIVAIPGHNMSIATLGCLILWLGWFGFNPGSTMAADGNAIAHIALTTNMAAAAGGIAATGTAWIYLGKPDLSMIINGVLAGLVGITASCAYVSIPASLIIGFIAGIIVVFSVTLFDKIHIDDPVGATSVHLVCGIWGTLAVGLWSVGPGVYSWYGEGAGPTAGLFAGGGLGQLLIQLVGVLSVGGMTVVFSSIFWLFLKATLGIRVSREEELEGLDISEHGMEAYHGFLTETNPGGFPEGYGSAGVSQDKY; encoded by the coding sequence ATGTACAAACAGAAATCAAGAATCAAAAATAGACGAATATCGGCAATAAAATCGGCTAAAAGTATACGATTAAACTCAAAAATCAAGGGATTTAATTTAGCAATTAAGCAGCTTTCTCCCAGTTGGCAAGCCTGCTTACCTTTAGCTTGTTTGATTGTTTTGGGCTGGGGTTATGTCGCAGTTGCCCAAACACCAGATGCAGGGCCAACAACAGCAGAACTTAAAGTTGCTCTGGATACTCTTTGGGTAGCGATCGCCGCTTTTTTAGTATTCTTTATGAATGCTGGTTTCGGGATGTTAGAAACCGGGTTCTGTCGCCAGAAAAACGCCGTCAACGTTCTCTCAAAAAACTTAATTGTTTTTGCTCTCGCTAGTGTTACCTTTTGGGCAATTGGTTTTGGTTTCATGTTTGGCGACGGTAATAACTTCTTGGGAACTTCTGGGTTTTTCCTCTTAGGAGCAGATAACAGTCCTGTCACAGGCGATGCTTATCAAGGTGTCTTCAGTTCTCTGAATTGGGCTGGTGTGCCTTTAGCCGCCAAATTTTTATTTCAATTGGCCTTTGCGGGAACTGCCGCCACAATTGTTTCTGGTGCGGTAGCCGAAAGAATTAAATTTGCTGACTTCTTAATCTTCAGCGTCCTACTTGTAGGTATTGCCTACGCCATTACCGGACATTGGATTTGGGGTGGTGGTTGGTTAAGTGAATTTGGATTTTGGGATTTTGCTGGTTCTACCGTCGTTCACTCTGTAGGTGGTTGGGCTGCTTTAATGGGAGCCGCATTTCTCGGACCACGGATCGGTAAATATCAAGACCAGCAAATAGTGGCTATACCTGGTCACAATATGAGTATTGCGACCTTGGGCTGTTTAATTCTCTGGTTGGGCTGGTTTGGTTTTAACCCCGGTTCCACAATGGCTGCTGATGGAAATGCGATCGCTCATATAGCTCTGACTACTAACATGGCCGCTGCTGCGGGTGGAATCGCCGCTACAGGTACAGCTTGGATTTACTTAGGTAAGCCAGACTTATCCATGATTATCAACGGCGTATTGGCTGGCTTGGTGGGAATTACAGCTTCTTGTGCTTACGTGAGTATTCCTGCTTCTTTAATTATCGGCTTTATTGCCGGAATTATCGTCGTTTTCTCCGTCACACTCTTTGACAAAATCCACATTGATGACCCAGTAGGAGCCACCTCAGTTCACCTAGTTTGCGGTATCTGGGGAACTCTAGCCGTTGGTCTTTGGTCTGTCGGTCCTGGCGTTTATTCCTGGTACGGTGAAGGTGCTGGACCAACTGCGGGTTTATTCGCCGGCGGTGGCTTGGGACAGTTATTAATTCAATTGGTTGGCGTTCTGAGTGTAGGTGGAATGACAGTTGTTTTTAGCAGCATCTTCTGGCTGTTCCTCAAGGCTACTTTAGGTATCCGAGTATCTAGAGAAGAGGAATTAGAAGGTTTAGATATCAGCGAACACGGTATGGAAGCATATCATGGATTTCTCACAGAAACTAACCCTGGCGGATTTCCTGAAGGATATGGTTCAGCCGGAGTATCACAAGACAAATATTAA
- a CDS encoding SGNH/GDSL hydrolase family protein codes for MLAVILLIWQQQRFTDVFGNPFSPDKVRQTPAISPDLGPRHQLTYQQWVDILKQEAKVASEQPPENLSILTGDSLTLWFPPQFLPDDRNWLNQAISGESSDGLLKRLDLFDSTQPEIIFVMIGINDLIRGVSDPVILENQRQIMTYLRKTHPKAEIVVQSILPHGDKEATWEGREKLLTLPNSRIRQLNQQLQSTASTVGVKYLDLYPLFTNEQGNLRSEFTTDGLHLNPTGYVVWRTALQMYSNMELGNGE; via the coding sequence ATGTTGGCAGTCATCTTGCTCATTTGGCAACAGCAGCGATTTACAGATGTTTTTGGTAATCCATTCTCCCCGGATAAAGTTCGTCAAACCCCAGCCATCTCACCAGATTTAGGGCCCCGTCATCAACTCACTTATCAGCAGTGGGTAGATATTCTCAAGCAAGAAGCCAAAGTAGCCTCTGAACAACCTCCTGAGAATTTAAGCATCCTCACAGGAGATTCCCTGACTCTGTGGTTTCCCCCACAGTTTTTACCCGACGACAGAAATTGGCTCAATCAGGCGATTTCCGGTGAATCTAGCGATGGACTATTAAAAAGATTAGACTTATTTGACAGTACCCAGCCAGAGATAATTTTTGTGATGATTGGCATTAATGATCTCATCCGGGGGGTAAGTGATCCAGTCATTTTAGAGAATCAACGGCAAATTATGACTTACCTCCGCAAGACGCATCCCAAAGCAGAAATTGTCGTTCAGTCAATTTTGCCTCATGGGGATAAAGAAGCCACTTGGGAGGGAAGAGAGAAACTGCTAACCCTTCCCAACAGTCGGATTCGCCAGTTAAATCAACAACTGCAAAGCACAGCTAGCACAGTCGGTGTGAAATATCTTGATTTGTATCCTTTATTTACTAACGAACAGGGTAATCTTCGCAGTGAATTTACTACTGATGGCTTACATCTCAATCCCACAGGTTATGTAGTTTGGCGTACTGCGTTACAAATGTATAGCAATATGGAATTGGGGAATGGGGAGTAG